In one Lolium rigidum isolate FL_2022 chromosome 3, APGP_CSIRO_Lrig_0.1, whole genome shotgun sequence genomic region, the following are encoded:
- the LOC124694701 gene encoding hydroquinone glucosyltransferase-like yields the protein MDTFNTRGPGSERPRPHVVLLASPSAGHQIPLAELARRLVEHQGFAVTLVTFANFPLPAHDFASCIPPATVATAMLPAVDMDDVPAHEWHDIIQVFAQLVRRSLQNLRDLLRRIGATAGPLAAFVPDIFCSEALLVAGELDVPGYFFLPSNLNWLALERRFVELHNGLPPGEYRDFPEDVEFAEGVSLHRTELPVVFRDSNSLDFQRLLVSSRRYLLADGFLVNTFDEMEPALVEAFKVAAEQGTFPPVFATGPLIRPSKQEPDVDDRHCLCLEWLDRQPIGSVVYVSFSTLGGLSLEQTTEVAAGLEGSGQRFLWVVRMPNLALPAAADGDPLALLPEGFLERTAGRGLAVTAWTPQVRVLSHPATAAFLSHCGWNSTLESVQSGVPMVALPMGVDQTMNATILEEKLGMALRPPAREDGIVGREEIATAVKELLIEGERGRDARRRAGEMQQAAVSAWLPEGSSCRALQEVATKWKAGCGACDTKRHY from the coding sequence ATGGACACGTTCAACACCAGAGGACCGGGCTCGGAACGGCCGCGGCCGCACGTCGTACTGCTGGCCAGCCCTTCGGCAGGCCACCAGATTCCGCTGGCAGAGCTTGCGCGGCGTCTCGTCGAGCACCAGGGCTTCGCCGTCACGCTGGTCACCTTCGCCAACTTCCCCCTCCCGGCGCACGACTTCGCCAGCTGCATTCCGcccgccaccgtcgccaccgccatgcTCCCCGCCGTGGATATGGATGACGTCCCCGCGCACGAGTGGCACGACATCATCCAGGTGTTCGCCCAGCTGGTCCGTCGCTCGCTCCAGAATCTCCGGGACCTTCTCCGCCGCATCGGCGCCACCGCCGGGCCGCTCGCGGCGTTCGTTCCAGATATCTTCTGCTCTGAGGCGCTGCTCGTCGCTGGCGAGCTCGACGTTCCGGGCTACTTCTTTCTCCCTAGCAACCTCAACTGGCTTGCTCTCGAGCGACGCTTCGTGGAGCTGCACAACGGCCTGCCTCCCGGCGAGTACCGCGATTTCCCAGAGGATGTCGAGTTTGCCGAGGGCGTGTCGCTGCACCGCACGGAGCTCCCCGTCGTATTCCGTGACTCCAACAGTCTGGATTTCCAGCGACTACTAGTGAGTTCCCGGCGATACCTCCTGGCCGACGGCTTTTTGGTCAACACCTTCGACGAGATGGAACCTGCCCTCGTCGAAGCGTTCAAGGTAGCGGCGGAACAAGGCACGTTCCCGCCGGTGTTTGCCACGGGGCCGCTCATCCGCCCGTCAAAACAAGAACCCGATGTCGACGACCGGCACTGCTTATGCTTAGAGTGGCTGGACCGCCAGCCGATAGGCTCGGTGGTTTATGTCTCCTTCAGCACTCTAGGAGGGCTGTCTCTGGAGCAGACCACGGAGGTTGCCGCTGGGCTTGAGGGCAGCGGCCAAAGGTTCCTCTGGGTCGTGCGGATGCCAAACCTGGCGTTACCAGCAGCAGCAGACGGCGACCCGTTGGCCTTGCTCCCCGAGGGCTTCTTGGAGAGGACGGCGGGCAGGGGCCTCGCCGTCACGGCGTGGACGCCGCAGGTGCGCGTGCTATCCCACCCGGCCACGGCGGCCTTCTTGTCGCATTGCGGCTGGAACTCGACGCTGGAGAGCGTGCAGTCCGGCGTGCCGATGGTCGCGCTGCCGATGGGCGTGGACCAGACGATGAATGCGACGATCTTGGAAGAGAAGCTCGGGATGGCGCTGCGGCCGCCGGCGCGAGAGGATGGCATCGTGGGGCGCGAGGAGATCGCGACCGCCGTGAAAGAGCTCCTCATcgagggagagagggggcgggACGCACGGCGCCGGGCAGGAGAAATGCAGCAAGCGGCAGTGAGTGCATGGTTGCCGGAAGGCTCGTCGTGCCGTGCGCTTCAGGAAGTCGCCACCAAGTGGAAGGCGGGGTGTGGTGCGTGTGACACGAAAAGACACTACTGA